Below is a genomic region from Acidimicrobiales bacterium.
AGGGTGACCGAGCCGGCGGGCGTGGCGAACGTGGTCTCGAGGACCATCGTCTTGTCGAGGTAGCGACGGGTGGCCTGGAAGTCGCCGACGGGACGGATGGACCAGTGCCCGGCTTCGTCGTCGAGGATACGAGCGAAGACCGAAGGGCTGTCGAACCTCGGAAAGCACAGCCATTCGACCGAGCCCTCCCGGCTCACGAGCGCCGAGGAGTTGCAATCGGACAGCAGGGCGTGGTCTGCGATGGGGGTCGAGCTCACGACGCTTCTGCGCTGTCAGACGCGCTCGAGCGTCTCGCCGCGAGGTAGGCCAGGTAGAGCTCCAGCCACACCTCGCTCAGAGTTGGAAAGGCGGCGACGGCATGCTGAAGCCGGTCAATGGGGACTTCGCCGACGATGGCGATCGTGGCCGAATGGAGAATGCCGTCGATATCGGGACCAGTGAACGTCGCGCCCACGATCACCTGACGGGACCCGTCGATCACGAGCTGGGCCGTCCCGACGACGCCCTCCCCCGCGATGGCGCTGGCGGCTGTGCTCTGCAGCCCGATCCGGACGGCGCGCACCTCGAGCCCCTGGCCGCGCGCTTGCGCATCCGTCAAGCCGACCGAGGCAACCTGAGGATCGGTGAAGGTCACCCGGGGAATGGCCTTGTGGTCGGCCTCGGCTGATACGTCGTGCCCGAGGATCGCGTCCACGGCGATGCGGGCGTGGTACTTGCCCATGTGGGTGAAGAGCGCCCGCCCGTTGACATCGCCGATTGCGTAGAGCCAGGCGTCTCGGACGGCCGGGGCGCAGAGCGTGTCATCGACGGGCACGGGCCGGCCCGGTTCGAGACCCACGGTGTCGAGGCCGAGGTCGGCCGTGTTCGGGCGGCGGCCCACCGCCACGAGGATCTCGTCGGCCGTGACGGCGCGATCGTCCTCCAGCGTCGCCGTCACCGGCGCGTCGTCCGCCTCCCGGTGGGCAGCGACCATCTTCGTACCGGTGATGACGTTGATGCCCTCGCCCGCGAAGGCCGC
It encodes:
- a CDS encoding FAD-dependent oxidoreductase; this translates as VEMAQAWRRLGSAEVTVVEAADRLVPNEEPFAGEELAAAFAGEGINVITGTKMVAAHREADDAPVTATLEDDRAVTADEILVAVGRRPNTADLGLDTVGLEPGRPVPVDDTLCAPAVRDAWLYAIGDVNGRALFTHMGKYHARIAVDAILGHDVSAEADHKAIPRVTFTDPQVASVGLTDAQARGQGLEVRAVRIGLQSTAASAIAGEGVVGTAQLVIDGSRQVIVGATFTGPDIDGILHSATIAIVGEVPIDRLQHAVAAFPTLSEVWLELYLAYLAARRSSASDSAEAS